The following proteins are co-located in the Pseudomonas synxantha genome:
- a CDS encoding YkgJ family cysteine cluster protein produces the protein MSEASPCLNCGACCSHFRVSFFWGECASSGGTVPDDLVVQINPSRVAMIGTDQKPARCCSLEGEVGQATSCSIYEQRSSVCREFDSSWSQGVQNVDCDAARAAFGLAPLEEQHFELELPISA, from the coding sequence ATGTCCGAAGCCAGTCCGTGTCTGAATTGCGGTGCCTGCTGTTCACACTTTCGTGTGTCTTTCTTTTGGGGCGAGTGCGCCTCATCCGGGGGTACGGTGCCCGATGACCTGGTGGTGCAGATCAACCCCAGCCGAGTGGCGATGATCGGTACCGACCAGAAGCCCGCGCGGTGTTGCAGCCTTGAAGGTGAGGTTGGGCAGGCAACCAGTTGCTCGATCTATGAACAGCGTTCCAGCGTATGCCGCGAGTTCGATTCTTCCTGGAGCCAGGGGGTGCAAAATGTCGACTGCGATGCGGCGCGCGCCGCGTTCGGCCTGGCCCCCCTTGAGGAGCAACACTTCGAACTGGAATTGCCCATCAGTGCTTAG
- a CDS encoding DUF2288 domain-containing protein produces the protein MTQEPSTLYAKLLGETAEISWKELEPFFAKGALLWVDAGLDLIEAAEGMAEDNREKVAAWLAAGSLGEVSAMRALDLVERDPSLWAVVVSPWILIQERAA, from the coding sequence ATGACGCAAGAACCTAGCACCCTCTATGCCAAGCTGCTCGGTGAAACCGCCGAAATTTCCTGGAAGGAGCTCGAGCCGTTCTTTGCCAAGGGTGCCCTATTGTGGGTCGACGCCGGCCTGGATCTGATCGAAGCGGCCGAGGGAATGGCCGAGGACAACCGTGAGAAAGTCGCCGCCTGGCTGGCTGCGGGGAGCCTTGGCGAAGTGTCTGCAATGCGGGCGTTGGACTTGGTGGAGCGAGACCCGAGCCTGTGGGCGGTGGTGGTATCGCCTTGGATCCTGATCCAGGAAAGGGCAGCTTAA
- a CDS encoding putative bifunctional diguanylate cyclase/phosphodiesterase, which produces MEWLGQHFFTDLPDSGHLLLNCSHNPFLVLLAYLVACAAGFGTLDMAERVGHVENPTARRHWCWLGAGCLAGGIWSTHFISMLAFQAPVAIHYELLTTFASLLIALIAALLAMQTLSHAHVRPHQYLLASVWMGLGIALMHYVGMAAMRSQAQVYVESRLFMASVAIAIGASLAALLLSSYLRNGAGVFHQLLKYAASLVLGAGILSMHFTGMAAMQMLVLNDADLSLPVDNNPIQLGLSVAVITLLVIGSSISAALADKKLQHKEHDLRRVNALLSELDQARASLQQVAHFDALTNLLNRRGFNQIFAEKVVEKTRNKGMMAVIFLDIDHFKRINDSLGHDAGDQLLTVLAGYIKSSVRSHEDVVARFGGDEFCILINIHHRDEARHLALRIMQKMKEPIELAGRRMVMTTSIGISLFPDDGQTCEELLKTADLALYQSKDAGRNSLHFFSSNLKTRAFLELQLEEELRAALRARSGLVLFYQPIFDMKLAKVTRLEALVRWQHPQHGLLAPDRFIGIAENNGLIAELDHWVLRQACHDLSLLSDRGYTELTMTVNCSALNLARDELADEIEAALRFATVAANRLELEVTENALMGNISSTLALLRQIRALGVSLAIDDFGTGYSSLAYLKRLPLNTLKIDRSFIQDIPRSRADSEIVQAIIGMAHTLHLQVVTEGVETQEQFELLLRHGCDYIQGYLLSPAVPFNEIIGVIQGIALRNPLYPFSVEGATDTSPPNDPAPARIGPPSIVRPIR; this is translated from the coding sequence ATGGAATGGCTGGGTCAGCATTTTTTTACCGACCTTCCAGACAGCGGGCATTTATTACTCAATTGCAGTCATAACCCCTTTCTGGTGCTGCTCGCCTACCTGGTCGCCTGCGCAGCGGGTTTCGGTACGCTAGACATGGCCGAACGCGTCGGCCATGTCGAAAACCCCACCGCCCGCCGTCATTGGTGCTGGCTGGGAGCGGGTTGCCTGGCGGGCGGGATCTGGTCGACCCACTTCATCAGCATGCTGGCCTTCCAGGCCCCTGTCGCCATTCACTACGAACTTCTCACGACCTTCGCTTCCCTGCTGATCGCCCTGATCGCTGCGCTATTGGCCATGCAAACCCTCAGTCATGCCCACGTGCGGCCCCACCAATACCTGCTGGCCTCAGTGTGGATGGGCCTGGGCATCGCACTGATGCACTACGTGGGCATGGCGGCCATGCGCTCCCAGGCCCAGGTGTACGTTGAATCGCGACTGTTCATGGCGTCGGTGGCGATTGCCATCGGTGCCAGCCTGGCGGCGTTGCTGCTGTCCAGTTACCTGCGTAACGGTGCCGGGGTCTTTCATCAATTGCTCAAATACGCCGCCAGCCTGGTGCTGGGCGCCGGAATCCTGAGCATGCATTTCACAGGCATGGCCGCCATGCAAATGCTGGTACTCAATGATGCGGACCTGTCGCTGCCGGTAGATAACAACCCGATTCAACTGGGCCTGTCGGTGGCGGTGATTACTTTGCTGGTGATCGGCAGCAGTATCAGCGCAGCCCTGGCGGATAAAAAACTGCAACACAAGGAGCATGACCTGCGCCGGGTCAACGCGCTGCTCAGCGAACTGGACCAGGCTCGCGCCTCGCTGCAACAGGTGGCCCACTTCGATGCATTGACCAATCTGCTCAACCGCCGCGGGTTCAATCAGATTTTCGCGGAAAAAGTCGTAGAAAAAACGCGAAACAAAGGGATGATGGCGGTGATCTTCCTCGATATAGATCACTTCAAGCGCATTAATGACAGCCTTGGGCACGATGCTGGCGACCAGTTGCTCACCGTATTGGCCGGGTATATCAAAAGCTCGGTACGCAGCCATGAGGATGTGGTCGCACGGTTTGGTGGCGATGAGTTCTGCATCCTGATCAACATCCATCATCGCGACGAAGCACGGCACTTGGCCCTGCGCATCATGCAGAAAATGAAAGAACCCATCGAACTGGCCGGCCGACGCATGGTGATGACCACCAGCATCGGCATCAGCCTGTTCCCCGACGACGGCCAGACCTGCGAAGAACTGTTGAAAACCGCCGACCTGGCGCTTTATCAATCCAAGGATGCCGGGCGCAACAGCCTGCACTTCTTCAGCTCCAACCTGAAAACCCGCGCGTTCCTCGAACTGCAGCTGGAAGAAGAGCTGCGCGCTGCCCTGCGCGCACGCAGTGGGTTGGTGCTGTTCTATCAACCGATCTTCGACATGAAGCTTGCCAAGGTCACGCGCCTGGAAGCCCTGGTGCGCTGGCAGCATCCGCAGCACGGGCTGCTGGCACCGGACCGCTTTATCGGCATCGCCGAGAATAACGGGCTGATCGCGGAGCTCGACCACTGGGTACTGCGCCAAGCCTGTCATGATCTGAGCCTGCTGTCTGACCGAGGCTACACAGAACTGACCATGACGGTGAACTGCTCGGCGCTGAACCTGGCCCGGGACGAGTTGGCCGATGAAATCGAAGCCGCCCTGCGCTTCGCCACTGTGGCCGCCAACCGCCTGGAACTGGAAGTCACAGAAAACGCACTGATGGGCAATATCAGCAGCACCCTGGCGCTGTTGCGGCAAATCCGTGCGTTGGGCGTCTCCCTGGCGATCGATGATTTCGGCACTGGCTATTCATCCCTGGCCTACCTCAAGCGCTTGCCGCTCAACACCTTGAAAATCGACCGCTCGTTTATCCAGGACATCCCGAGATCCAGAGCCGACAGCGAAATTGTCCAGGCGATTATCGGCATGGCCCACACCCTGCACTTGCAGGTGGTCACTGAAGGCGTGGAAACCCAGGAGCAATTCGAGCTGCTACTCAGACATGGCTGCGACTATATCCAGGGCTACCTGCTCAGCCCGGCGGTGCCCTTCAACGAGATCATCGGCGTGATTCAAGGCATTGCGCTGCGCAACCCGCTTTACCCATTCAGCGTGGAAGGCGCCACGGACACCTCACCGCCGAACGACCCTGCGCCGGCGCGCATCGGCCCGCCTTCAATCGTCAGGCCAATTCGCTGA